GCTCCTGCTGGAGACGGCGGTGACGCTGAGCGGCCCGATCGGCGGAACGGGGTTCGACGGACCGATCGGCGGAACGGGGTTCGACGGTCCGGTCGGCGGAACCGGGCTCGACGGACCGGTCGGCAGAACCGGGCTCGACGGCCCGGCCGGCGCCGCCGGTCAGCCGACCCGGTAACGGTCCGCGTCGGTCTCCCGGAACGCCAGGCCGTTGCCGGGTTCGGTGAGGTTCACCGGCGCCACTCCCCCGGTGGCCGGCACGGCGCCGTCGAACAGCATCGCCTCGATCCGGACGTGGTCGTGGAACCACTCCAGGTGCCGCAGGTTCGCAATTGCCGCCGTCACCGCCAGGTGCTGCTGCGGGGCGCAGTGTGCCGACACCTCCAACCCGGCCGCCGCGGCGACCGCCGCCGCGCGGAGGAACTCGGTGATTCCGCCGCACCGGGTGACGTCGATCTGCAGGCAGTCCACGTACGGGACCATGCGCTGGAAGTAGACCAGGTCGAAGCCGTACTCGCCGGCCGCGACGTCGGCCGACACCTGGTCCCGGACCACGCCCAGCCCGATCAGGTCGTCCGAGCTGACCGGCTCCTCGAACCACCGCACGTCGGAGTCCGCGGCGGCCCGGAGGACCCGGACGGCCTGTTTGCGGCCGTAGCCGCCGTTCGCGTCGACGTACAACTCGACGTCGGGGCCGACGGAGCGGCGGGCGGCGGCCATCCGGGCCAGGTCGCGGCCCTCGTCGGCGCCCCAGCTCTCACCGATCTTGATTTTGACCCGGGTGATCCCCTGGTCCCGGGTCCAGCCGACCAACTGGCGGTGCTGGGTCTCGTCGTCGTAGGTGGTGAAGCCGCCGCTGCCGTAGACCGGCAACCGGTGCCGCGTGGTGCCGAGCAGCCGGGCCAGCGGCAGGTCGAGCCGGCGGGCCTTGAGATCCCAGATCGCGTTGTCCGCCGCCGACAGCGCCAGTCCGGCGATGCCCGGACGCCCGGCGTTGCGCAGCGCCCGCCGCATCGCCAGCCAGGCGGCCGGCACGTCGTCCGGGTCGAGATCGACCACGGCCGGGGCGAGCAGTTCGGGCACCACCGGCGCGACCGCCGCCGGCCCGTACGTCCAGCCGATCCCGACCACGCCGTCCGCGCTGGCCCGGACCAGTACCAGGGTGGTGGCCGACCAGGTCAGCGTGCCGTCGCCCTCGGGCGCGTCGGTCGGGATCCGGTACGCCCGCGCGTCGAGCCGCATCCGCTCACCGCCTCGGGGCGGTACGGCCCCGTGCCCCACCCCCGGCGGTCCGGCCACCGCCCAGCGCGGTCACCGCTCCGGCCAGCAGTCCGGCGGCGACCAGCCCGACAGCCGCGCCGACCAGGGCGCGGACCGGCGAGGCCGGAGCCGCCGGCCGGGAACCCCACCGGCGCTCGGGCAGCGGATCCGGGCGCTCGCCGCGCAGTCCGGCGCGAAGCAGTTCGGCGAGGTGGATCGCCTGCCGCCCGAACGCCGCGCCCTGCTCGATCTGGGTACGGCAACTGAACCCGTCGGCCAGGATCACGTCGGTCGGGTCGGCGGCGCGCAGTGCGGGCAGCAGCACCCGTTCGGCGCATGCCTCGGAGACCTCGTAGTGGCCCGGTTCGAAGCCGAAGTTGCCGGCCAGTCCGCAGCAACCGGAGTCGAGGAACTCGGCGGTCACCCCCGTCTCGTCCAGCACCGCCCGGTCGGCGCCGGTGCCGAGGATGGCGTGCTGGTGGCAGTGCGTCTGGATCAGGGCGTTGCCGGAGAGCTTCGGCGCATGCCAGCCGGGGCTGTGCTCGTGCAGCAACTCGGCCAGCGTGACGGTCTGCTGCCGCAGCCTGCGGACGTCCTCGTCGTCGGGGAAGAGTTCGGCCGCGTCGGCCCGGAACACCGCCGTACAGCTCGGTTCGAGGCCGACCACGAGGGTGCCGGCGCGCAGTGCCGGGCGCAGCGTCTCGATGGTGCGGCGCAGCACCCGTTTCGCGGTGTGCAGTTGCCCGGTGGAGATCCAGGTGAGTCCACAGCAGACGGGGCGCTGCGGTACCCGGACCCGCCAGCCGGCGGCCTCCAGCACCTCGACCGCGGCCTGCCCGACGGCCGGATGGAAGTGGTTGGTGAAGGTGTCCGGCCAGAGCAGCACCTCGCCCCGCGCACCCGTCCCGGTCGGCTGCCGACCGGCGAACCAGCGTACGAACGTCTGCTCCGCGAGGACCGGCAGGTCACGCCGCTGTTCGATGCCCCCGACGGCCTTGGTCAGCCGGGCCAGCCCGGGGGTGTGGATCACCGTGTTGACCAGCCGGGGCACCCGCGACGCCAACGCCATCGCCAACGGCAGCCAGCCCATCGAGTAGTGCGCGCGCGGACGCAACCGGCCGGCGTAGTGGTGCGAGAGGAACTCCGCCTTGTAGGTGGCCATGTCGACGTTGACCGGGCAGTCCGCCTTGCAGCCCTTGCAGGCCAGACAGAGGTCGAGGGCGTCGCGTACGGCGTCCGAGCGCCAGCCGTCGGCGATCGTCCCGCCCCGGGCGGCGCCGTCGAGCATCTCGAAGAGCAGCCGGGCCCGCCCCCGGGTGGAGTGCTCCTCCTCCCGGGTCACCATGTACGACGGGCACATCACGCCGTCGTGCTGGCGCCGACACTTGCCCACCCCGACGCAGCGCAGTACGGCCCGGCCGAAGCTGCCGCCGTCGTCCGGATACCGGAACACGGTGTCGACCTCGCCGTGGTTGTAGTCGACACCGAGCCGTAGCTGGCCGTCCAGCGGATGCGGCGCCGCCACCTTGCCCGGGTTCATCCGGTCACCCGGATCGAAGATCGCCTTGAGCTGGCCGAAGGCCCGGACCAGCCGGTCGCCGAACATCTTCGGCAGCACTTCGGCCCGGGCCTGCCCGTCACCGTGCTCGCCGGAGAGCGAGCCGCCGTGCGCGATGGCCAGGTCGGCGGCGCGTTCGACGAAGGACCGGAACCGGGCTATCCCGTCGGCGGTACGCAGTTCGAACGGGACACTGCTGTGCACGCAGCCCTGGCCGAAGTGCCCGTAGACCGAGGCCCGCTCGAAGCCGTACTCCTGGTAGAGCCGGGCCAGGCCGCGCAGGTAGTCGCCGAGTTGGTCCGGCGCCACGGCGGAGTCCTCCCAGCCGGGCCAGGTGTCGTGCATGACGGTCGGATGGGCGGTGGCGCCGAGGCCGGACTCGCGGACCGCCCAGAGCTGCACCTCGTCCGCCTCCTCCTCGAACCGGGCCACGCTGGGACCGTCGGCCCGGTCGATGGCGTCACTGAACCGGTCCGCCGCGGCGTCGGCCTCCTGCCGGGTGTCCCCGCCGAACTGCACCATCAGCCAGGCGCCGGCCGGGGGCAGATCGTGCAGCGCGGCCGGGTGCAGGTGCTGCTGCCGCTCGAGATTGATCAGTTTGTCGTCGATTCCCTCCAGCGCGATCGGCTCGTACGGCAGGATGCGTGGCACGTCGTCGGCGGCGGCGGCGATGTCCGGGTAGCCGAGGATGACCAGCGACCGGACCCGCACCGCGGGCAGCAGCCGCAGCCGGGCCCGCAGGACCGTCACCAAGGTCCCCTCGGAGCCGACCAGCGCCTGGGCGACGTGGAAGTTCTTTTCCGGCAGCAGACTGTCCAGGTTGTAGCCGGAGACCCGGCGCGGGATGTCCGGATAACGGCCGCGGATCTCGTCCAGGTACTCGTCGCGCAGTGCCCGCAGCTGGCGATGGATCTCCGCCGGCCGGCCGCCCTGGCGCTGGATCTCGGCGTACCGGTCGTCGCCGGTCTCGCCGACCCACATCCGGGTGCCGTCGTAGAGCAGCACCTCCAGCTCGATGACGTTGTCGACGGCCTTACCGGTGCGCTGGGCACT
The nucleotide sequence above comes from Plantactinospora soyae. Encoded proteins:
- a CDS encoding enolase C-terminal domain-like protein; the encoded protein is MRLDARAYRIPTDAPEGDGTLTWSATTLVLVRASADGVVGIGWTYGPAAVAPVVPELLAPAVVDLDPDDVPAAWLAMRRALRNAGRPGIAGLALSAADNAIWDLKARRLDLPLARLLGTTRHRLPVYGSGGFTTYDDETQHRQLVGWTRDQGITRVKIKIGESWGADEGRDLARMAAARRSVGPDVELYVDANGGYGRKQAVRVLRAAADSDVRWFEEPVSSDDLIGLGVVRDQVSADVAAGEYGFDLVYFQRMVPYVDCLQIDVTRCGGITEFLRAAAVAAAAGLEVSAHCAPQQHLAVTAAIANLRHLEWFHDHVRIEAMLFDGAVPATGGVAPVNLTEPGNGLAFRETDADRYRVG
- a CDS encoding FAD-binding and (Fe-S)-binding domain-containing protein, translated to MSGVVLPDPVVRSDAHVDGHADGLDLRRLEADLRAAVDGEVRFDAGSRATYSTDASNYRQVPLGVVVPRSVDAAVEAVAVCRRHGAPVLSRGGGTSLGGECTNVAVVLDWSKYCNRLVEVDQDRRTCLVEPGIVRDTLNELLAPAGLEFGPEPATHDHCTVGGMIGNNSCGASAQRTGKAVDNVIELEVLLYDGTRMWVGETGDDRYAEIQRQGGRPAEIHRQLRALRDEYLDEIRGRYPDIPRRVSGYNLDSLLPEKNFHVAQALVGSEGTLVTVLRARLRLLPAVRVRSLVILGYPDIAAAADDVPRILPYEPIALEGIDDKLINLERQQHLHPAALHDLPPAGAWLMVQFGGDTRQEADAAADRFSDAIDRADGPSVARFEEEADEVQLWAVRESGLGATAHPTVMHDTWPGWEDSAVAPDQLGDYLRGLARLYQEYGFERASVYGHFGQGCVHSSVPFELRTADGIARFRSFVERAADLAIAHGGSLSGEHGDGQARAEVLPKMFGDRLVRAFGQLKAIFDPGDRMNPGKVAAPHPLDGQLRLGVDYNHGEVDTVFRYPDDGGSFGRAVLRCVGVGKCRRQHDGVMCPSYMVTREEEHSTRGRARLLFEMLDGAARGGTIADGWRSDAVRDALDLCLACKGCKADCPVNVDMATYKAEFLSHHYAGRLRPRAHYSMGWLPLAMALASRVPRLVNTVIHTPGLARLTKAVGGIEQRRDLPVLAEQTFVRWFAGRQPTGTGARGEVLLWPDTFTNHFHPAVGQAAVEVLEAAGWRVRVPQRPVCCGLTWISTGQLHTAKRVLRRTIETLRPALRAGTLVVGLEPSCTAVFRADAAELFPDDEDVRRLRQQTVTLAELLHEHSPGWHAPKLSGNALIQTHCHQHAILGTGADRAVLDETGVTAEFLDSGCCGLAGNFGFEPGHYEVSEACAERVLLPALRAADPTDVILADGFSCRTQIEQGAAFGRQAIHLAELLRAGLRGERPDPLPERRWGSRPAAPASPVRALVGAAVGLVAAGLLAGAVTALGGGRTAGGGARGRTAPRR